The genomic stretch ACTACAGCATAATCAAAGAGGATAATAAGACAACTGCTgttaaaatgttgccatataaattttattataacattatgacaaaatattgccACATACTCTTTTCCAACTACTTTATCTCTGATACAAAGCCAAAGCTTTTCTATGGCAAATCAAGAAATCAAAAACAGTCAATTATACAATAAACCATGATTTCTACTCACGAAAATCTTATGCTATGAAGATGGTCATAGCAATTACTGTAAAATCATATAACCTTTCGGCTTTAACTTTAAACCAGTTTAGAGATAGTGAAAGTGGTCAGTTGTCAGTTAGCCTGACAATATTGTGAAGCACTCAGATGTCCGTGTGTATATTTGCCAAGACGAGCACGCTCTGACATCACAAGACATTTTAAACAATCGCTGGACTTGATCTCAGGAAGCAGAAGTTCTTCTAACAGTCCACATGATCAATTCTGCTCCAGAAACACTGGGCTTTACATGTAAATGagcttttattaaatgttttacacCTTTTAAAGAATTAAATTATGTGTGGCAAGACACAGAAATCAAACCATCTTCATATACCCAGGTCTTGTTCGCTAAAACCATCAGAGTCTTTTGCATCCTCTGTTTGCAGGAGTTTAGGGGTTCACATATTGTTAAATCCCATCATGCCTTTCATGTTGCCAGCAGCTCCCTGCTGAAACTGCCTCATCATGGACTGCAGTCCGGCCATGCCACCTTGCAAGAAACAAAAGATAGTTGTCATTAAGTAAGGCTTCTACAACCGTAATCAATATTCAAAAATAGTTTTAAGGTTAGGTCTTTTTAAGCAGATTCTTGCATGCAACAACTGCCCCATCTTTAGTGAAGGTAAATCAATAGGCTAGCAAAAACTAAAGAATGTTAGGGTATTAATTGAGCTCATACCCATGTGATGAAGGACTCTGGGATCCATCATTTTAGCCATCTGCTGGTTCAGTTTCGCCATCTGTGATGGGTTGACATTCTTGGACATGTCCCCTCCTTCAAATCAACGATACCATGAGTCACTGATTTTAAATGCTTaatgaaactaaaacaatttgaaatatatcatgTTCAGTTTGTTCACAAGTATTGGATAAAATTCACTCAACCTTTAAACAAGCCTTTAATGCCTCCCATCTTCTTGACCATCTGAGCAAACTTTGTGTACTGTGTGAGCAACTCTTGTACATCCCTGGTAGCCACTCCAGATCCCCGGGCCACTCGCTGGATGCGGTTAGGCTGCTTACTGAAGAGCTTGGCACCATCTTTGTTGTCAAGTTCTGAGTTGAAAAACCACAATACGTTAACTGAACCGGTCTAGTTCAAAACTATGCCTGAAACTTTCCAATAGAGTGCTGTGGTGACGTCAAAACCCGGAAGTCTAATTCGCCAGTGATTCCCTCAAGAttttcctatatatatatatatatatatatatatatatatatatatatatatatatatatatatattttttttttttttttttttttttttttttaaatgtatgaataaaATAAGGTCTTTGGTAAACAACTTGACGTGTTGTTTTTTCCTACAACATAAATTACACACACCCGAAAACACAAATTTTGAAACTGGTTTGTTAAGCACGTTTgaggtgtgagtgtgtgcagaTTACACTGTAGAACAGAGTGTCTAAAGCCTAAAGTATACTTTGTTTTATTCACACATACGCTAGCGTTACCGTACAGTCAAATGCATagtctttcaaagtatactgcATTTGATATCGTGTGCAAACGCTGACGCTCTACAAAGTTTCATCTTTGTCCAGTGTCTGCACTATTTTTCTCCAGAAGTTATGACCGATAAAAATGCCTTTGTATTCTTATAAACTAAAGTTGAGGCCATCTCACAACCCATCACACAAGCACTTGTCAATGCGGGCGTTTGTTGCAGTCTCTGGAAATTTGTTGTTGTTCCGTTTCTTTAGTTTTAGTCTACTGTGAAACAACGCCCAGGGCCAGTGTCGCCACCTTCTGGAACAATTGATTAGTGTAAACAACATTCAATGCACATTTGCAACTTGTGTGTACAGagaaaagttaaaaagaagaaaaaaaaggtaacaaaaCCCATTTAAAAACCAATAGGAAAATCTCGAGGGAAGCACTAGCAAATTTCTTCCAGAATTTTGGGGTTTGACATCACGCCGGCAGCACTCTATTTAGTCTAGTCAATGCATTATTTCTTATAAGACAGTATTAGAAGAATTTAAAAAGCACATACCCTGGTCATTCATACTATCCATTATTGTCATGAGTTTCTTTAGTCTGGCCATAGACTCCTGCTCATTTCCTTTGCTCATGAAATCTGTTCCAAAGCCTGGGATCATGCCctaaagacaaagaaaaacaaaaattgtgagaaaagaacTACTCAGTGGATAATCATAATTAGATATTCTTTCAGTTAAGGTTGGCATTACCATGATCTGACCAAAAGGTCCCATTTTCATGATGTTCTGAAACTGTTCATACATGTCCCTGAGTGTAAACTGAcctaaaagaaataaatatcaCATCTGTTAGTGAAAAAAACACACTAGAAAATATCCTTTTGCCAAAAAAATGGCACTTACACAAAAAATACACATTCTTATAGAAATAATATTATAGTTACCATGTTTGAGCTTGTCAATTAGCTCCTCGTTGTCATCGAGCTTTAGTTCGTTTACTTTGTCAATCAGTCCCTCAATATCTCCCATACCTAGAGGAAAAATAAGAATTGTAGCATAAATAGCACAGTTCCAACATCCAACAACaatcaaatgtttgtttaaagcTTTCACCTAAAAGTTTTAAAAGCAGCTCAATATATTCAAACCTCACCAAGCAGTTTGCTTATGAAGGGCTGAGTCTTGAAAGGCTCGAAGTCGTCAATGTGCTCGCCTGTGCCGATAAAAATGATGGGACTCTTTGTGGCCGCCACACTGTAAACATACATTTTTCTGTCAGCtctttcatttatttacttacaGTAATTGCTGAAAGTACAAAGCATAAAGTGTGTACTTACGCACTGAGTGCACCACCACCCTTGGCATGGCCGTCCAGTTTGGTGACAATAACAGAAGCCACATCTACCTTGTCTTTGAAGGCCTTAGCCTGAGCCTCACAAGCCTGACCAATGG from Megalobrama amblycephala isolate DHTTF-2021 linkage group LG5, ASM1881202v1, whole genome shotgun sequence encodes the following:
- the srp54 gene encoding signal recognition particle 54 kDa protein, whose amino-acid sequence is MVLADLGRKITSALRSLSNATIINEEVLNAMLKEVCAALLEADVNIKLVKQLRENVKAAIDLEEMASGLNKRRMIQHSVFKELVKLVDPGVKAWTPTKGKNNVIMFVGLQGSGKTTTCSKLAYYYQRKGWKTCLICADTFRAGAFDQLKQNATKARIPFYGSYTEMDPVIIASEGVEKFKTENFEIIIVDTSGRHKQEDSLFEEMLQVSNAVQPDNIVYVMDASIGQACEAQAKAFKDKVDVASVIVTKLDGHAKGGGALSAVAATKSPIIFIGTGEHIDDFEPFKTQPFISKLLGMGDIEGLIDKVNELKLDDNEELIDKLKHGQFTLRDMYEQFQNIMKMGPFGQIMGMIPGFGTDFMSKGNEQESMARLKKLMTIMDSMNDQELDNKDGAKLFSKQPNRIQRVARGSGVATRDVQELLTQYTKFAQMVKKMGGIKGLFKGGDMSKNVNPSQMAKLNQQMAKMMDPRVLHHMGGMAGLQSMMRQFQQGAAGNMKGMMGFNNM